The following proteins come from a genomic window of Trifolium pratense cultivar HEN17-A07 linkage group LG4, ARS_RC_1.1, whole genome shotgun sequence:
- the LOC123922299 gene encoding uncharacterized protein LOC123922299 encodes MKIISWNIRGLGGLAKRQEVRKLVGTQHPYLLCLQETKLQSCDDFICSTLWGISSQAFSYRPSNGASGGLLTLWDTAEVEVWSSESLEGVLWCHGRFVRSDEEFYVANVYAPCDDGAKQLLWDSLSAKIQALGRSRICVCGDFNAVRSVDERHSVRVGYRSSDHISFNRFIDDNTLVDLPLCGRKYTWFKGDGLSMSRLDRFLLSGEWCLTWPNCTQVARMRGLSDHCPLVLAADEEDWGPRPLRMLKCWKDVPGYKLFVREKWTSYQIDGWGGYVLKEKFKRIKLALKDWHQMHTKNLPSRIESLKDRLAVIDAKGEEDDLSEFELAELRGVSSDIHSLSRLNASICWQQSRSRWLKEGDANTKYFHSVLANRRRGNTISSLQVDNTRVEGVVPIRNAVVSHFAAHFKAVTMERPGVDNLAFKRLQVAEL; translated from the exons ATGAAGATTATTTCCTGGAATATTAGGGGTTTGGGGGGTTTAGCAAAAAGACAGGAGGTCCGTAAGTTGGTGGGTACCCAACATCCCTATTTGTTGTGCCTCCAAGAAACTAAGTTGCAGTCTTGTGATGATTTTATTTGTTCGACTCTTTGGGGTATCTCGTCTCAAGCGTTTTCCTACCGTCCCTCGAATGGGGCTTCTGGGGGCTTACTAACCCTTTGGGACACTGCGGAGGTGGAGGTGTGGTCGTCGGAGAGTCTTGAAGGTGTTTTGTGGTGTCATGGTCGGTTTGTTAGGTCGGATGAGGAGTTTTATGTGGCAAATGTTTATGCTCCGTGTGATGATGGGGCGAAGCAACTGTTGTGGGACTCGCTTTCCGCGAAAATCCAAGCGTTGGGGAGATCTCGGATATGTGTGTGCGGGGATTTCAATGCTGTTAGGAGCGTAGATGAACGTCACTCGGTTAGGGTCGGGTATCGCTCCTCAGATCACATCTCTTTTAATCGTTTTATAGATGATAACACCCTGGTGGATCTTCCGCTGTGTGGTCGTAAGTACACCTGGTTTAAAGGGGATGGGCTGTCGATGAGCCGTTTGGATAGATTTTTGCTCTCTGGGGAGTGGTGTTTAACTTGGCCCAACTGTACTCAGGTCGCTCGGATGAGAGGGTTATCTGACCATTGCCCTTTGGTTCTGGCAGCGGATGAGGAGGATTGGGGACCTCGTCCTTTAAGGATGCTTAAATGCTGGAAAGATGTTCCTGGGTATAAGTTGTTTGTGCGAGAGAAATGGACTTCTTATCAGATTGATGGTTGGGGTGGTTATGTGCTCAAAGAGAAATTTAAAAGGATTAAGCTGGCCTTGAAAGATTGGCATCAAATGCACACCAAAAATTTGCCTAGTCGGATTGAGTCTTTGAAAGATAGACTGGCGGTGATTGATGCGAAGGGGGAAGAGGATGATCTATCTGAATTTGAGCTAGCGGAACTTCGTGGGGTCTCGTCAGATATTCATTCGCTTTCCCGGTTGAACGCAAGTATTTGCTGGCAGCAATCTCGTTCGCGTTGGCTCAAGGAAGGGGACGCCAACACCAAGTATTTCCATTCAGTCCTAGCCAACCGACGGAGAGGAAATACTATTTCGTCCTTACAGGTGGACAATACCAGAGTGGAGGGTGTGGTCCCTATCAGAAATGCGGTTGTTTCTCATTTTGCTGCTCATTTTAAGGCTGTTACTATGGAGAGGCCTGGGGTGGATAATCTAGCTTTTAAACGGTTGCAGGTGGCGGAA TTATAA